The sequence AACTTATTCATAACTCTCTGAAATTCAAGCATTTCATCCTTAAAAATACGCATTTTGGTACTAATAAATTCATTTTCTAACTTTTTTCTTTGTGCTATTACAATATATTTAGTACCATTTTTTGATTCCTTAACCTCAAAGAAATAGTAATGGGAACTGCTAAAATATTTTTCTTCTAAAAAAATTAGATTGTTTGGCGATAAATTAGATTCTATTTGATTATTATGATAATTGTTATCGGTTTCAGTAACAGAAGTGTCATTTAAAGAAAAATTAATTAGCTTATTCAAAATCCTTTGAAATTCAAGCATTTCATTTTCAAAAATACGCATTTTGGTACTAAAAAATTTATTTTCTACCTTTTTTCGTTGATCGATAATAATATACTTAGAACCATTTTTTGCTTCTTTGACTTCAAAAAAATAATGATGTGAACCGCTCAAATATCTTTCTGTTAAAATAACATTCCTCTTTTCAGAAGAAAACCTATTTTCTGTCATGTTTTTTATCTCTTTATATTAGCTGAGTTATTAAATATAATATCAATAAAGGCAACATGGAATCAAAGGGTGCGATCGCCATCTGTAAAACCCTAATGAGTTAGCCTTTGCTCAAAATGTGACTGATCGTCCGTAGACTGATCGTCTATGAAAGGGGATCATAATTTTATGGAACAGTCTAAAACACAAGTTTTAAAGGCTTTAGGAAGTTTGATTAGACAATATCGAATGTCTATCAGAATTTCTCAAGAGGAGTTAGGGTTACGTTCTCACCTAGATCGAACCTATATATCTGGACTAGAACGGGGTGTAAGAAACCCTTCTTTAACAGTTCTAGTTTCTCTTGCTAGTGGTTTGAATATTACTGTTTCAGAACTGCTTGAGAACTTAGAAACAGAGATGAGGAATGTGGAGTGAACCCAGAATCAGCAGAAAGTTTAAAATCTAAACTTAAATCAGGTTCATCACAGTCTAAAGTTTTCGATTTATTATCTGATCAAAAGTGGCATTGTCGCAACTGTGAAGGGAAAAAAGTTGCTTCTAATCAATATGCTGGAGGTGGGGGAATTCAAGGTTTAGAACGAGGAAATAGAAGTGGTCGTCCAGGGTTAGTGATTGAAACCAAGCGAGAAATTTGTCAAGTTTGCCAAAAAATTACTATTTGGGATCGATGGACGGGAGAAACCAGAGAAGCAAATGCTTCTGCTAATCTTCCTCCTAAATTAGTCAAAAGAATTTTAGAGATTTACAATTATATAGACGTGATTGAAAATCGGCAACGGTTGCCTCATGAGTTAGTTATTGATCATCGTTTTCCGATGGAACGTTGGGGTAAAAGTGAACCGAATCATGATGTTAATATGAGTGAAACTGAAATTAGGAATAAATTTCAACTCCTCAAAAAAGATAGTTCTGGGAATCATAATCTTTTAAAGTCGAGAAGTTGCGAGAAATGTATTGAAACAGGAAACCGAGGAACACCATTAGGACTCGAATTTTGGTATTTTGGGAATGAGAAATGGCCGGATAATATTCCTCAATCGGGTTCAGAAGCCGAGGAAGGATGCGTCGGTTGTGGATGGTATAATTTTGAGGCTTGGCGAACTGCTCTTAATGCAACTCTAAAGCAAGTTGAATCTCAGAATTTTTTGGAATAGTTGATAACTCTTTCTCTTTCCCTAAACTAATACTATCTAAATAAGGAATGAGAGCATATCCAATACATTCTGCTAAACGGGGAGGAACTGCATTTCCAATTTGCCACATGGCTTTTTTCATCGTTCCTGCAAAGATAAAAGAATCAGGAAATGTTTGTAATCTAGCCATTTCACGCGCAGAAATCACTCGATTAAGATAAGGGTGAATATGAGTTCCACCGTGATTTTCTTTTATGGTCATACTGGGTTTACCTGAATATTGACGTTTGAACGCATCAAGATAAGTTTCATAGAGAGAACCTCCGGGGGGAACTTGTGCAATTCGCTGCATATATTCAGGAGAATGGCGAGTCCATTCATGATTAATTTCAGGAATAGGTGTATACTCAGGAAGATCAGAAATAGCGGATTCAATCGGTTGATATTGTTCGGGTAAAAGTTGAGGTTTGGGATAAGGGTTTTGGAGTCCAAATCGATTGGCAATAAATATCGCTCTAGGTCGAATTTGAGGGACTCCATAGGCAGCAGATTCAAGAATAACAACTGAAATATTTGAGTAACCTATGGCTTGAAATTGTTCAAATACTTCCTGTTTAATTTTTCCATTTTTCAGAGTTAGAATACCCGGTACATTTTCCATCACAACGTACCAAGGCAGAATTTCTGAAACAACACGAATAAACTGTTTAAATAAGTTATTTCTGGGATCATCAGGGTTTCGTTTTCCAGCAACAGAAAATCCTTGACAGGGAGGGCCACCCACAACAAGATGAATCGGGGGGAAATGCAATTTTTCCAAAGATTTTCTGGGATTGAATTCATGAATATCACCACAAAAATGATTACAACTTGGAAAATTATTTTGATGAGTTGCTGAAGCAATGGAATTAATTTCAATACTAGCTACAGGATTAAATTTTGCTTGGACTAAACCTTGAGTAAAT comes from Planktothrix tepida PCC 9214 and encodes:
- a CDS encoding DNA cytosine methyltransferase, coding for MDLQLSLFPTTQTESTPKKQKKAKSGRYEKLQQQLLTTQRDPYQVFIDIDNQSVSSFNYNFIDLFCGAGGFTQGLVQAKFNPVASIEINSIASATHQNNFPSCNHFCGDIHEFNPRKSLEKLHFPPIHLVVGGPPCQGFSVAGKRNPDDPRNNLFKQFIRVVSEILPWYVVMENVPGILTLKNGKIKQEVFEQFQAIGYSNISVVILESAAYGVPQIRPRAIFIANRFGLQNPYPKPQLLPEQYQPIESAISDLPEYTPIPEINHEWTRHSPEYMQRIAQVPPGGSLYETYLDAFKRQYSGKPSMTIKENHGGTHIHPYLNRVISAREMARLQTFPDSFIFAGTMKKAMWQIGNAVPPRLAECIGYALIPYLDSISLGKEKELSTIPKNSEIQLALELH
- a CDS encoding helix-turn-helix domain-containing protein produces the protein MEQSKTQVLKALGSLIRQYRMSIRISQEELGLRSHLDRTYISGLERGVRNPSLTVLVSLASGLNITVSELLENLETEMRNVE
- a CDS encoding restriction endonuclease translates to MNPESAESLKSKLKSGSSQSKVFDLLSDQKWHCRNCEGKKVASNQYAGGGGIQGLERGNRSGRPGLVIETKREICQVCQKITIWDRWTGETREANASANLPPKLVKRILEIYNYIDVIENRQRLPHELVIDHRFPMERWGKSEPNHDVNMSETEIRNKFQLLKKDSSGNHNLLKSRSCEKCIETGNRGTPLGLEFWYFGNEKWPDNIPQSGSEAEEGCVGCGWYNFEAWRTALNATLKQVESQNFLE